One window of the Archangium primigenium genome contains the following:
- a CDS encoding tetratricopeptide repeat protein translates to MIKGWLLWMLLARLTGSPVLSALVVLGALWLLDRATVGVLPRPMRALARWRRASQLQRTLHTNPHDRRARAELADLYVGWGRHAAAVEVLKPNLEAGDEDVATLYLLGVAYLGSGDKARGELLLDEAEKLDARYQMGAIDLERGRHRLARGDFPGAIEALGRLREARPGTVEGRVLLARALDRAGRDADGALMREDAWREYTAAPSFQRRRERLWAWRARPSRPLLYGGALVVGLVLVGTVLTRLTPSETEYYQPDGTYAWEDDGE, encoded by the coding sequence ATGATCAAAGGTTGGCTGTTGTGGATGCTGTTGGCGCGGCTGACGGGCAGCCCGGTGCTCTCGGCGCTGGTGGTGCTCGGCGCGCTGTGGCTGTTGGATCGCGCCACGGTGGGTGTGCTGCCCCGGCCCATGCGGGCGCTGGCGCGCTGGCGCCGGGCCTCGCAACTCCAGCGCACGCTGCACACCAACCCCCATGACCGCCGCGCCCGCGCGGAGCTGGCGGACCTGTACGTGGGCTGGGGCCGCCATGCGGCGGCGGTGGAGGTGCTCAAGCCCAACCTGGAGGCGGGGGACGAGGACGTCGCCACGCTCTACCTGCTGGGCGTGGCGTACCTGGGCTCGGGGGACAAGGCCCGGGGCGAGCTGTTGCTCGACGAGGCCGAGAAGCTCGACGCGCGCTACCAGATGGGCGCCATCGACCTGGAGCGCGGGCGCCACCGGCTGGCGCGCGGGGACTTCCCGGGCGCCATCGAGGCCCTGGGGCGGCTGCGCGAGGCGCGGCCCGGCACGGTGGAGGGCCGGGTGCTGCTGGCGCGCGCGCTCGACCGGGCGGGCCGGGACGCGGACGGGGCGCTGATGCGCGAGGATGCCTGGCGCGAGTACACGGCCGCGCCCTCCTTCCAGCGGCGGCGCGAGCGGCTGTGGGCGTGGCGGGCGCGTCCCAGCCGGCCCCTGCTGTACGGGGGCGCCCTGGTGGTGGGGCTCGTGCTCGTGGGCACGGTGCTCACGCGGCTGACCCCCTCGGAGACCGAGTACTACCAGCCGGATGGCACCTACGCCTGGGAGGACGACGGGGAATAG
- a CDS encoding adenosylhomocysteinase: MMDVFARELAWARLHMPLTRAGGEALPDLKGIRLACSMHLDLKMIPAVEALLDKGAAVFLTTCNATTVRDEVVAWLRARGAEAHAWKDMSPEALAEGTARALAWGPTHLCEMGADLSGALHAREGGPAVRGSLEATGSGIARLRALSPRYPVFNWDDLPIKEGLHNRWLVGLTTWLAFCERTHLSLHGKRVLVVGHGRVGQGVADVARAFGATVEVAERDAARLLEARYAGWDAGPLTPERLARAEVIVTATGAARVIGAPELAHLRAGCFLLNVGHVADELDVAALGPRRELLPHVEEVSPRGRPLYLFAGGSMANLTAGWGDSLNAFDVTLATLLAGLGFLFTEGERQAPGLHPLPRAVWASVAVAAAAR; this comes from the coding sequence ATGATGGATGTGTTCGCACGAGAGCTGGCGTGGGCGCGGCTGCACATGCCCCTGACGCGCGCCGGGGGCGAGGCGCTGCCGGACCTGAAGGGCATCCGGCTCGCGTGCTCCATGCACCTGGACCTCAAGATGATCCCCGCCGTGGAGGCCTTGCTCGACAAGGGCGCGGCGGTGTTCCTCACCACGTGCAACGCCACCACGGTGCGCGACGAGGTGGTGGCGTGGTTGCGCGCGCGCGGCGCCGAGGCCCATGCGTGGAAGGACATGTCCCCGGAGGCGCTGGCCGAGGGCACCGCGCGGGCGCTCGCCTGGGGCCCCACGCACCTGTGCGAGATGGGCGCGGACCTCTCCGGGGCGCTGCACGCGCGCGAGGGCGGGCCCGCGGTGCGCGGGAGCCTGGAGGCCACGGGCTCGGGCATCGCCCGGCTGCGCGCGCTGTCCCCGCGCTACCCGGTCTTCAACTGGGACGACCTGCCCATCAAGGAAGGGCTGCACAACCGCTGGCTGGTGGGGCTCACCACTTGGCTGGCCTTCTGTGAGCGCACGCACCTGTCCCTGCACGGCAAGCGGGTGCTGGTGGTGGGCCATGGGCGGGTGGGGCAGGGGGTGGCGGACGTGGCGCGGGCCTTCGGCGCGACGGTGGAGGTGGCCGAGCGGGACGCGGCGCGGCTGCTGGAGGCGCGCTACGCGGGTTGGGACGCGGGGCCGCTGACCCCCGAGCGGCTCGCGCGCGCGGAGGTGATCGTCACGGCGACGGGCGCCGCGCGGGTCATCGGTGCGCCAGAACTGGCCCACCTGCGCGCGGGCTGCTTCCTGCTCAACGTGGGCCACGTGGCGGACGAGCTCGACGTGGCGGCGTTGGGGCCGCGGCGCGAGCTGCTTCCCCACGTGGAGGAGGTGTCACCGCGGGGCCGGCCCCTCTACCTGTTCGCCGGGGGCTCCATGGCCAACCTCACGGCGGGCTGGGGGGACAGCCTCAACGCCTTCGACGTGACGCTGGCCACGCTGCTGGCCGGGCTCGGCTTCCTCTTCACCGAGGGCGAGCGCCAGGCGCCGGGACTCCACCCCCTGCCGCGCGCCGTCTGGGCCTCGGTGGCCGTGGCGGCCGCCGCCCGCTGA
- a CDS encoding universal stress protein: MIQHILVAIDGSETSRKAARFAHDLAQQTQSRITLLFVLEPPRMVPLGFLDSELISTGQRSAEDMERVKRLLDELAADLPRAQVQKVVEIGRPADTIVEQADRLGADHIVVGARGLNAGGKWLLGSVSDRVIHHASRPVTVVH, from the coding sequence GTGATTCAGCACATCCTCGTCGCGATCGATGGCTCGGAGACCTCGCGCAAGGCCGCGCGCTTCGCGCATGATCTGGCCCAGCAGACCCAGTCGCGCATCACCCTGCTTTTCGTGCTCGAACCGCCCCGGATGGTGCCGCTCGGCTTCCTGGACTCGGAGCTCATCTCCACCGGTCAGCGCTCGGCCGAGGACATGGAGCGGGTCAAGCGCCTGCTCGACGAGCTCGCCGCGGACCTGCCCCGCGCCCAGGTGCAGAAGGTGGTGGAGATCGGCCGACCCGCGGACACCATCGTCGAGCAGGCCGACCGGCTCGGCGCGGACCACATCGTCGTGGGCGCCCGGGGGCTCAACGCCGGCGGCAAGTGGCTGCTCGGCTCGGTGAGCGACCGGGTGATCCACCACGCCAGCCGCCCCGTGACGGTGGTGCACTGA
- a CDS encoding DUF4388 domain-containing protein → MFATPAQVLKQRDGALAETPFPLLLHALSIEERSCTLELKVRQREKRITFEDGAPVASSSNLLHETLGKFLVEKGKLSEVDYQKALAESVSTDVPLGGLLVQKGLISPFDLYKQMQANMAMSLLDCFRWTDARFRLIADVEPPDTSVRMNSSQLILTGVSNVMPFDEVATHFAFTDEQRFAQVPGIEGPKLSAKDARLFQALRFRPTFSELMERSGMDTDATLRRLYAFCLLGLADFTEEVDKRPAPVAAGSGAHAVAPPPPGPALTPMPGTLETVSAVPAGLPFSDEDDGVKNALLSAFLSHRSQDPFDLLAVPENVQPVALRKAFLALSDKFSPLRFQTADLKEKAEGLLVAYARAYGALTEVEQAALWRKRRQAAREKKTNNTGRPSTAEQFRIRTDLLDATTQFDEAMKRLKATNHAGAFEYFEYACDIDPKPLYKAYRAWARYLMKPESHGKLALQELQDVLKQEPGCEEAWFFTGEVSRGEGQWAQAEDAYRKAFKINPKNRQYVDLVQETMKRVKR, encoded by the coding sequence ATGTTCGCCACGCCCGCCCAGGTCCTCAAGCAGCGCGACGGGGCTCTCGCCGAGACGCCCTTCCCGCTGTTGCTCCACGCGCTGTCCATCGAGGAGCGCTCGTGCACGCTGGAGCTCAAGGTGCGCCAGCGCGAGAAGCGCATCACCTTCGAGGACGGCGCGCCGGTGGCGAGCTCCAGCAACCTGCTGCACGAGACGTTGGGCAAGTTCCTCGTGGAGAAGGGCAAGCTCTCCGAGGTGGACTACCAGAAGGCGCTCGCCGAGAGCGTGAGCACGGACGTGCCGCTCGGCGGCCTCCTGGTGCAGAAGGGCCTCATCAGCCCGTTCGACCTGTACAAGCAGATGCAGGCGAACATGGCCATGAGCCTGTTGGACTGCTTTCGCTGGACGGACGCGCGCTTCCGGCTCATCGCGGACGTGGAGCCGCCGGACACCAGCGTGCGCATGAACAGCTCGCAGCTCATCCTCACCGGGGTGAGCAACGTGATGCCCTTCGACGAGGTGGCCACGCACTTCGCCTTCACCGACGAGCAGCGCTTCGCGCAGGTGCCCGGCATCGAGGGGCCCAAGCTGTCGGCCAAGGACGCGCGGCTCTTCCAGGCGCTGCGCTTCCGGCCCACCTTCTCCGAGCTGATGGAGCGCTCGGGCATGGACACCGACGCCACGCTGCGCCGGCTCTACGCCTTCTGCCTCCTGGGGCTCGCGGACTTCACCGAGGAGGTGGACAAGCGGCCCGCCCCCGTCGCGGCGGGCTCGGGCGCGCACGCCGTGGCGCCGCCCCCGCCCGGGCCCGCCCTCACGCCCATGCCCGGCACGCTGGAGACGGTGTCGGCCGTGCCCGCGGGCCTGCCGTTCTCGGACGAGGACGACGGCGTGAAGAACGCGCTGCTCAGCGCCTTCCTCTCGCACCGCAGCCAGGATCCGTTCGACCTGCTCGCCGTGCCGGAGAACGTGCAGCCGGTGGCGCTGCGCAAGGCGTTCCTCGCGCTGTCCGACAAGTTCTCGCCCCTGCGCTTCCAGACGGCGGACCTCAAGGAGAAGGCCGAGGGACTGCTGGTGGCCTACGCGCGCGCGTACGGGGCGCTCACCGAGGTGGAGCAGGCGGCGCTCTGGCGCAAGCGGCGCCAGGCGGCGCGCGAGAAGAAGACGAACAACACGGGCCGGCCCTCCACCGCGGAGCAGTTCCGCATCCGCACGGACCTCTTGGACGCGACCACCCAGTTCGACGAGGCGATGAAGCGCCTGAAGGCCACCAACCACGCGGGCGCCTTCGAGTACTTCGAGTACGCGTGCGACATCGACCCGAAGCCGCTCTACAAGGCCTACCGCGCCTGGGCGCGCTACCTGATGAAGCCCGAGTCGCACGGCAAGCTCGCGCTGCAGGAGTTGCAGGACGTGCTCAAGCAGGAGCCCGGGTGCGAGGAGGCGTGGTTCTTCACCGGCGAGGTGTCGCGCGGCGAGGGCCAGTGGGCCCAGGCCGAGGACGCCTACCGCAAGGCCTTCAAGATCAACCCGAAGAACCGCCAGTACGTGGACCTGGTGCAGGAGACGATGAAGCGCGTGAAGCGCTGA
- a CDS encoding ADP-ribosylglycohydrolase family protein — translation MRADAFEGALLGTVVGDALGLPREGLSHRRALRMFGPAPLHHRFLLGRGVGSDDTEHACMVGQALLAAPEAPERFARSLAWRLRGWLLGLPAGVGWATLRATVKLWLGFSPQHSGVVSAGNGPAMRAPLLGVCFAEQPERLAAFVRASSRLTHRDARAEQGALAVALAAAHGARRGPAGVDAEEVMREWAAHVDEPLLREAFACLRAAWERGASVAAFAEDLGLGDGVSGYVLHTVPVVLYAWLRHATDFRRAVEETILLGGDSDTTGAIVGALMGATLGPGAIPAEWLAPIAEWPRSVAWMRRLGGRLAARFAGPATDTSPGALPLFWPALVPRNLLVLVVVLGHGFRRLLPPY, via the coding sequence ATGAGAGCCGATGCGTTCGAGGGGGCGCTGCTGGGAACGGTCGTGGGCGACGCGCTGGGGCTGCCCCGCGAGGGCCTGTCCCACCGGCGCGCCCTGCGCATGTTCGGCCCGGCCCCGCTGCACCACCGCTTCCTGCTCGGCCGGGGCGTGGGCAGCGACGACACCGAGCATGCGTGCATGGTCGGCCAGGCCCTGCTCGCCGCGCCCGAGGCCCCCGAGCGCTTCGCCCGGAGCCTCGCGTGGCGGCTGCGCGGCTGGCTGCTCGGGCTGCCCGCCGGGGTGGGCTGGGCCACGCTGCGCGCCACGGTGAAGCTCTGGCTCGGCTTTTCCCCCCAGCACAGCGGGGTGGTGTCCGCGGGCAATGGTCCGGCCATGCGCGCGCCCCTCCTCGGGGTGTGCTTCGCCGAGCAGCCGGAGCGGCTGGCGGCCTTCGTGCGGGCCTCGAGCCGGCTCACCCACCGGGATGCCCGCGCCGAGCAGGGCGCCCTGGCGGTGGCGCTGGCGGCGGCCCATGGCGCCCGGCGCGGACCCGCGGGCGTGGACGCGGAGGAGGTGATGCGCGAGTGGGCGGCCCATGTCGACGAGCCGCTCCTGCGCGAGGCATTCGCCTGCCTCCGCGCGGCCTGGGAGCGCGGGGCGAGCGTGGCGGCGTTCGCCGAGGACTTGGGGCTCGGAGACGGCGTGAGCGGCTACGTCCTGCACACCGTGCCGGTGGTGCTCTACGCCTGGCTGCGGCACGCCACGGACTTCCGGCGGGCGGTGGAGGAAACCATCCTGCTCGGCGGGGACAGCGACACCACGGGCGCCATCGTCGGAGCGCTCATGGGCGCCACGCTCGGTCCGGGCGCCATCCCCGCCGAGTGGCTCGCGCCCATCGCCGAGTGGCCCCGCTCCGTGGCGTGGATGCGGCGGCTCGGGGGACGGCTCGCCGCGCGCTTCGCGGGCCCCGCCACGGACACGTCCCCGGGCGCCCTGCCCCTGTTCTGGCCGGCGCTCGTGCCGCGCAACCTGCTCGTGCTCGTCGTGGTGCTGGGCCACGGGTTCCGGCGGCTCCTGCCTCCGTACTGA